A section of the Methanoregula formicica SMSP genome encodes:
- a CDS encoding tautomerase family protein, translating into MPVITIDLWKVTPEVKAELIEKLTRTASEITKLPPPAFFVYVREYPLDAIGTGGVPLAQQNLPPHAPKE; encoded by the coding sequence ATGCCAGTAATCACGATTGATCTATGGAAAGTAACCCCTGAAGTGAAAGCAGAACTGATCGAGAAACTGACCAGGACCGCGTCGGAGATCACAAAACTTCCGCCGCCTGCATTTTTCGTCTATGTCCGGGAGTATCCGCTCGACGCGATCGGCACGGGCGGAGTCCCGCTCGCGCAGCAGAACCTGCCGCCGCATGCGCCAAAGGAATAA
- a CDS encoding serine hydrolase, which yields MQVSRHYVLIVLVCAAVLAAGCTQQASVQPQAPTTAGTPAKTSATADTATLVPQFDAYAEKTFSQSGVVGMAVAIVRDDKVIYLRTFGVKNVTTNEPVGPDTRFQLASISKSVTGTMIAEMVGNGELSWDDTIVSVNPAFRLSDPYVTQHVTFRDLLSHRSGLPEYGADDLQNDLKYSRQEIMDRLPYLGLGGFRSSYAYSNIGITIAGVTAAMKAGKPYEDLVAERIFIPAGMYNTSARFSDFTASPDRVELYPMHEGTPVAGPPVDDDINSPAGGVSSTINDMVRYARFQANGGSLDGKQVVNASALKESHTPQFIRSYSGTGMMGSGMGWNTFLDGGRSRIEKDGMFSQGTATIITVWPEEKMALVVLTNKFPEGNVVAGSLSNAWNDLYYNGRIGKDWYAVAQQELQAWFDTHFPEPVQKPVNPQPPRDLKYYTGSYTQDYYGTARVVEESGKLQVYPPGHSTTPFALLPYDGDTFSEEISGILVKFSAGTSAHATGVWFTRYEAPGRSGAFTRASA from the coding sequence ATGCAGGTAAGCCGTCACTATGTTCTCATTGTGCTTGTATGCGCTGCCGTTCTCGCAGCCGGGTGCACGCAACAGGCGTCTGTCCAGCCGCAGGCTCCGACAACAGCCGGCACACCTGCAAAAACGTCCGCAACAGCAGATACCGCAACGCTCGTCCCGCAGTTCGATGCTTATGCAGAGAAGACCTTCAGCCAGAGCGGTGTCGTGGGAATGGCGGTTGCCATTGTCAGGGATGACAAGGTCATCTACCTCCGGACCTTCGGTGTAAAGAACGTCACCACGAACGAGCCGGTCGGGCCGGACACCCGGTTCCAGCTCGCGTCCATCTCCAAGTCCGTGACCGGGACCATGATCGCAGAGATGGTCGGGAACGGCGAACTTTCGTGGGACGATACGATCGTGTCAGTGAATCCTGCGTTCAGGCTCTCCGACCCGTACGTCACGCAGCACGTCACGTTCCGGGATCTCCTCTCGCACCGCTCGGGCCTGCCGGAGTACGGTGCCGACGATCTCCAGAATGACCTGAAATACTCCCGGCAGGAGATCATGGACAGGCTTCCGTACCTCGGACTCGGGGGTTTCCGCTCATCATATGCCTATTCCAATATCGGGATCACGATCGCGGGAGTGACCGCTGCGATGAAAGCGGGTAAACCCTATGAGGATCTTGTTGCCGAACGGATCTTCATCCCGGCCGGCATGTATAACACGAGCGCACGGTTCAGTGACTTTACCGCATCGCCGGACCGCGTGGAGCTGTACCCGATGCACGAGGGGACTCCGGTTGCCGGGCCGCCCGTGGACGATGACATAAACTCCCCAGCTGGTGGCGTGAGTTCCACCATCAATGACATGGTACGGTACGCCCGCTTTCAGGCAAACGGCGGGTCCCTTGACGGGAAACAGGTTGTCAATGCCAGCGCCCTTAAGGAGTCCCACACGCCACAGTTTATCAGGAGTTATTCAGGGACCGGGATGATGGGTTCCGGCATGGGCTGGAACACCTTCCTTGACGGCGGCCGCAGCCGTATCGAGAAGGATGGGATGTTCTCGCAGGGCACTGCCACGATCATCACGGTCTGGCCCGAAGAGAAGATGGCGCTCGTTGTCTTAACCAACAAATTCCCGGAAGGCAATGTCGTGGCAGGGAGCCTCAGCAATGCCTGGAACGACCTGTACTACAATGGCAGAATAGGGAAGGACTGGTATGCCGTGGCACAGCAGGAACTGCAGGCATGGTTTGACACCCATTTCCCAGAACCGGTGCAGAAACCGGTGAACCCGCAGCCTCCCCGCGACCTGAAGTATTACACCGGCTCGTACACGCAGGATTATTACGGCACGGCCAGGGTCGTGGAAGAGTCCGGTAAACTCCAGGTATACCCGCCGGGCCACAGCACGACGCCGTTTGCCCTTCTGCCGTATGACGGGGACACCTTCAGCGAAGAGATCTCGGGGATCCTCGTGAAGTTCAGCGCAGGAACCAGTGCACATGCAACCGGTGTATGGTTCACGCGCTACGAGGCGCCCGGGCGGAGCGGGGCATTTACCCGGGCCTCTGCGTAA
- a CDS encoding nitrite/sulfite reductase domain-containing protein: MAEQVEGAILQRDGSTYAVMVRSPAGLVTPELLERVAAIARKYHIGTVKITSGQRLDLIGVKREDLDAVFADLGPDAVRRTGPCVRYVRSCPGIRHCKNGTQDSLALALSLEAKYRELPFPAKLKLGISGCPRCCADSHTRDIGIMGSKDGWTVLFGGNGGTRPRFGDVLATGLTTEEVLDLMDRLLEYFRTHAKQKERTSRFMERITLDGLRSDFLNLIPYISLEK, translated from the coding sequence ATGGCAGAACAGGTGGAAGGAGCGATTCTCCAGCGGGACGGGTCCACGTATGCGGTGATGGTGCGATCACCCGCCGGCCTTGTCACGCCGGAACTTCTCGAACGTGTGGCAGCGATAGCCCGGAAATACCACATCGGCACTGTGAAGATCACCTCCGGCCAGCGGCTCGACCTCATCGGGGTTAAGAGGGAAGACCTTGATGCTGTTTTTGCAGACCTGGGCCCTGATGCCGTGCGAAGGACCGGGCCCTGCGTCCGGTACGTCCGGTCCTGCCCCGGCATACGGCACTGCAAAAACGGGACGCAGGACTCCCTTGCCCTTGCCCTTTCTCTCGAAGCAAAATACCGGGAACTGCCCTTCCCGGCGAAACTGAAACTGGGCATCTCGGGCTGCCCCCGGTGCTGCGCCGACAGCCATACCCGGGATATCGGGATTATGGGATCAAAGGACGGCTGGACGGTACTGTTTGGCGGGAACGGCGGCACAAGGCCCCGGTTCGGCGATGTGCTGGCAACGGGTCTGACAACAGAAGAAGTGCTTGACCTGATGGACCGGTTACTGGAATATTTCCGGACGCATGCAAAACAGAAGGAACGGACCTCGCGGTTCATGGAACGCATCACGCTGGATGGACTGCGAAGCGATTTCCTCAACCTGATACCATATATCTCCCTGGAGAAGTGA
- a CDS encoding outer membrane protein assembly factor BamB family protein — protein MMPGKITPFFFFFILAFLITPFPVMGLEYPLHPAWEVPLVPSDNPANLSPVLHVAEEGRLISLNYPYSPDFFVYDGNGSLLFNKTLTAEKIPWVSSITPVPDGTGIVITQLVPGCCHGSVSNTTSNKVTFYDRSGRIVWDYVTYQPPLASAVLPNTGDIVVGTEDGRIIGLDRNGSVRWTTVVDAPVLSFAASADGSTLVAAGDSNYDSWIHYGERLSPYDLFFLDGTGSVLGKYQTRGQNTVAVSRNGSVIAVIGGRFGNLMMFNRTGTMTGERSFPGAGTALDISDDGTRLVVETSEGRVYALDGKMQEIVSLPGEPGQRIAVSDTGDVLARGGNWNITLYRIATGENLGTVQAGSGVRFISAVPGTGSFVISTGQKMSFFTMTTGKPYQESVRDTASPAGLPVTSTPFPEVVVITALGVCSILHRVVNKGK, from the coding sequence ATGATGCCTGGAAAAATAACACCATTCTTCTTTTTTTTCATCCTTGCTTTCCTGATCACCCCATTTCCGGTCATGGGGCTTGAATACCCGTTACATCCTGCATGGGAAGTCCCACTCGTTCCTTCAGATAATCCGGCCAATCTCTCCCCGGTACTGCATGTCGCGGAAGAAGGTCGGCTCATTTCCCTGAATTACCCGTATAGTCCGGATTTTTTCGTTTATGACGGGAACGGATCGCTTCTCTTCAACAAAACACTCACTGCTGAAAAAATCCCCTGGGTTTCATCTATCACTCCTGTTCCCGATGGAACTGGCATTGTGATCACTCAACTGGTCCCGGGCTGTTGTCACGGGTCCGTATCCAATACCACCTCAAACAAGGTGACATTCTATGACAGGTCCGGCAGGATTGTCTGGGATTATGTGACATACCAGCCGCCCCTTGCTTCCGCTGTTTTACCGAACACCGGTGATATCGTTGTCGGGACAGAAGACGGGAGAATCATCGGTCTTGACAGGAACGGATCGGTACGCTGGACAACCGTTGTTGACGCCCCTGTGCTTTCCTTTGCTGCATCAGCGGATGGAAGTACCCTTGTTGCGGCGGGAGACAGCAACTACGATTCATGGATACATTACGGTGAGCGGCTCAGCCCGTACGACCTGTTTTTCCTTGACGGGACGGGTTCGGTCCTCGGGAAATACCAGACGCGGGGTCAGAACACGGTTGCTGTCAGCAGAAACGGGTCCGTGATTGCGGTGATCGGGGGACGTTTCGGCAATCTCATGATGTTCAACCGTACGGGGACAATGACCGGGGAGAGATCGTTTCCCGGTGCCGGAACAGCACTGGATATTTCAGATGACGGTACCCGGCTTGTTGTGGAAACTTCCGAAGGGCGGGTCTATGCTCTGGATGGGAAGATGCAGGAGATTGTCTCTTTGCCCGGAGAACCCGGCCAGAGAATTGCAGTATCCGATACCGGCGATGTCCTTGCACGGGGAGGGAATTGGAATATTACGCTGTACAGGATTGCAACCGGAGAGAATCTTGGAACCGTTCAGGCCGGCAGCGGGGTCCGGTTTATTTCAGCAGTTCCCGGAACCGGATCGTTCGTCATCAGTACCGGACAAAAAATGTCTTTTTTTACCATGACGACAGGAAAACCATACCAGGAATCTGTCAGGGACACGGCATCTCCTGCAGGTCTGCCGGTAACCTCCACCCCGTTTCCGGAAGTTGTTGTTATAACGGCACTGGGCGTGTGCTCCATTCTCCACCGGGTTGTGAATAAGGGGAAATAA
- a CDS encoding winged helix-turn-helix transcriptional regulator, whose amino-acid sequence MPKKRMYVCPIEAAMDVIGGKWKPHILWKIKDAPLRFGAIQEKLPAISQKMLTRQLRALEADSLVSRTEYPGMPPRVEYALTERGQSVIPILSSLKDWADEELADQINEHE is encoded by the coding sequence ATGCCAAAAAAACGGATGTACGTCTGCCCGATCGAGGCCGCAATGGACGTGATTGGCGGGAAATGGAAACCGCACATCCTCTGGAAGATCAAGGACGCCCCGCTCCGGTTTGGGGCTATCCAGGAGAAACTGCCGGCGATCTCCCAGAAGATGCTCACCCGCCAGCTCCGGGCCCTTGAAGCAGACAGCCTGGTCTCCCGCACGGAGTATCCCGGCATGCCCCCCCGGGTCGAGTATGCCCTGACGGAACGCGGGCAGAGCGTCATCCCGATCCTCTCATCCCTGAAAGACTGGGCGGATGAGGAACTGGCAGACCAGATCAACGAGCACGAGTGA
- a CDS encoding 4Fe-4S dicluster domain-containing protein — MKYAAERGLGIVVMEPLRGGLLSGDVPAIHQHLINAPVRRTPSEWGLRWVWNHPEVTVVLSGMNAMEQVRENLATAEQGVANSLSPGDLAVIETLRDTFASRVKIPCTGCRYCMPCENGVDIPSCFMYYNQAYTYEAKEKAQGVYFWALNGSFAGGVPGYASCCVECGECEEKCPQHFPIREYLHEVSEFFGK; from the coding sequence GTGAAGTACGCTGCAGAACGGGGCCTTGGGATCGTTGTCATGGAACCGCTCCGGGGCGGCCTCCTCTCCGGCGACGTCCCCGCCATCCACCAGCATCTCATCAATGCCCCGGTCCGGCGCACGCCGTCGGAATGGGGGCTCCGCTGGGTCTGGAACCACCCGGAGGTCACGGTCGTGCTCTCCGGCATGAATGCGATGGAGCAGGTCCGGGAGAACCTTGCCACTGCAGAACAGGGCGTGGCGAATTCGCTCTCGCCCGGAGATCTTGCCGTTATCGAAACACTGCGGGACACGTTTGCCTCCCGCGTGAAGATCCCCTGCACCGGCTGCCGGTACTGCATGCCGTGCGAGAACGGCGTGGACATTCCCTCGTGCTTCATGTATTACAACCAGGCATACACTTACGAGGCAAAGGAGAAAGCACAAGGCGTGTACTTCTGGGCCCTCAATGGTTCGTTCGCCGGGGGCGTGCCGGGGTATGCATCCTGCTGTGTTGAGTGCGGGGAGTGCGAGGAGAAATGCCCGCAGCATTTTCCCATCCGGGAATACCTGCACGAGGTTAGTGAATTTTTCGGGAAATGA
- a CDS encoding aldo/keto reductase — MLYRKFPRAGEDVSILGFGRMRLPVEAGQQAGGKIDVPQATQMIRTAIDAGVNYIDTAYPYHNGESEVVVGKALEGGYRDRVFIATKLPSWLVTGREDMDKFLDEQLARLGTDHIDFYLHHGLGAETWENLSRLGVLEFLDSARADGRIRHPAFSFHDPFSVFKEIVDSYEWTFAQVQYNYMDEQFQAGARRA, encoded by the coding sequence ATGCTGTACAGGAAGTTCCCGCGGGCCGGTGAGGATGTCTCGATCCTCGGTTTCGGGCGCATGCGGCTGCCGGTCGAGGCAGGCCAGCAGGCCGGAGGAAAGATCGATGTGCCGCAGGCGACCCAGATGATCCGCACGGCCATCGACGCCGGAGTCAATTACATTGATACGGCCTACCCGTACCACAACGGGGAGAGCGAGGTTGTTGTCGGAAAGGCGCTGGAAGGTGGGTACCGCGACCGGGTCTTCATTGCCACCAAGCTCCCGAGCTGGCTTGTCACTGGCCGGGAGGACATGGACAAGTTCCTTGACGAGCAGCTCGCCCGGCTCGGAACCGACCATATCGATTTCTATCTCCACCACGGGCTCGGCGCCGAGACATGGGAGAACCTTTCCCGGCTTGGCGTCCTTGAATTCCTTGACAGTGCCCGGGCTGACGGCCGGATCCGTCACCCGGCGTTCTCCTTCCACGACCCGTTCTCCGTGTTCAAAGAGATTGTCGATTCCTATGAGTGGACCTTTGCCCAGGTCCAGTACAACTACATGGACGAGCAGTTCCAGGCCGGCGCACGCAGGGCGTGA
- a CDS encoding C39 family peptidase, producing MSIRKTFVILQALLLAGMVMVPMVNADKASSASDIVTLVDKNAISEDTALQSARAAVEDFVSRGALDNNWDGATVDPKSDIIYDLNGKPLFYLFSVESKGKRIGEIKAAASKVVGGAIVTIGPGAGPVDLDSAKTHAREIIEKEYKGTVINSMTLVCYDYPDMAILFRFSAPGSKEKTLILDAYDFSVIPESKQVSYYNGIHSSDISTRIANAESEQDSLMNRQTVLSVKAGATKTLSGFPLYAQQANGWCPFATAQMISGYYGYSRTQSGIASTMGISNPSNGATLQETLSNYYQLSTASGGLGKPNSQLRYTGMFSYDDFISNLSANRPQHASRYESLSLHARAVAGYSYSSSSSQYLYIYDPGPVNVGSLYWENWNTFLSGSNPVQGVIFIRN from the coding sequence ATGAGCATACGTAAAACGTTTGTCATCCTGCAGGCGTTGCTGCTGGCAGGGATGGTAATGGTACCGATGGTGAATGCCGATAAGGCCTCATCTGCATCGGATATAGTAACGCTTGTTGATAAAAATGCTATTTCAGAGGATACTGCTCTCCAGTCTGCACGTGCTGCGGTCGAAGATTTTGTCAGCAGAGGTGCACTTGACAATAACTGGGACGGGGCAACCGTAGATCCCAAATCAGACATTATCTATGACCTCAACGGGAAACCACTATTCTATCTCTTCTCTGTTGAGAGCAAAGGGAAAAGAATCGGTGAGATCAAGGCCGCAGCGAGCAAGGTTGTCGGGGGTGCCATTGTCACGATCGGCCCCGGCGCCGGACCTGTCGATCTGGATTCCGCCAAAACGCACGCCAGAGAGATCATCGAAAAAGAATACAAGGGAACGGTAATCAACTCAATGACTCTGGTATGTTATGATTATCCCGACATGGCGATATTATTCAGGTTCTCTGCGCCGGGATCGAAGGAAAAAACCCTGATACTGGACGCGTATGATTTCTCAGTTATTCCGGAGTCAAAACAGGTCTCCTATTATAACGGGATCCATTCGTCGGATATCAGCACCCGTATTGCAAATGCCGAATCCGAACAGGATTCCCTCATGAACCGGCAGACCGTATTATCAGTTAAAGCAGGGGCGACCAAGACTCTGAGCGGATTCCCCCTTTATGCTCAGCAGGCAAATGGGTGGTGTCCTTTTGCGACAGCCCAGATGATATCCGGATACTATGGATATTCGCGAACACAATCCGGAATCGCCAGTACCATGGGAATATCAAACCCCAGTAACGGTGCCACACTCCAGGAAACCCTCTCGAATTATTATCAGCTATCTACGGCATCCGGCGGATTAGGAAAACCGAATTCCCAACTCAGGTATACCGGCATGTTCTCGTATGATGATTTTATTAGCAATCTGAGCGCAAACCGCCCCCAGCATGCAAGCCGCTATGAATCATTGTCCCTTCACGCACGTGCTGTTGCCGGGTATTCGTATTCGTCTTCATCATCACAGTATCTGTATATCTACGATCCAGGCCCGGTCAATGTGGGATCCCTGTACTGGGAAAACTGGAATACCTTCCTGTCAGGATCAAATCCGGTGCAAGGAGTTATTTTCATCAGAAACTAA
- a CDS encoding type IV pilin, giving the protein MSALLGVILMIALVVSLTGILSGFFLGFMMPVQKTVYLIADAQYSQKNGSPLITLSHQGGEALPLSGLGPASIQVVSSSGSQTAQPDPSGLVWKPGMTLYIARTSAGYTVTNDVNRIPASPLEFPGGQTIVSIVDSSNTMLIYSKTLQIPVPLSNVTTSQTVAYSLVSNSTTTTIPSSTSTPTPTATVSEVPTSSVTASPTATQSPVETTNTTASPTATSTSVPTTNTTATLTTTTTPTPTAISTRTITVIWSPSASGYGSLSPPTKLANSAEVIVPRGSSKTIYYVPNANVSVRTITLDGTKVYTGSSIGTTVSYTVTNIVEDRTLIATFG; this is encoded by the coding sequence GTGAGTGCGCTTCTGGGAGTCATCCTGATGATCGCTCTTGTTGTCAGCCTGACCGGAATTTTATCAGGCTTTTTTCTGGGTTTTATGATGCCTGTCCAGAAGACAGTGTACCTTATAGCTGATGCACAGTATTCCCAGAAGAACGGCAGTCCCCTGATCACGCTTTCCCACCAGGGTGGAGAAGCTCTCCCGCTGTCCGGTCTGGGTCCTGCCTCAATTCAGGTTGTTTCCAGCAGTGGCAGCCAGACCGCTCAGCCGGATCCTTCGGGCCTTGTCTGGAAACCCGGCATGACCCTGTATATTGCAAGAACTTCGGCCGGATATACGGTAACCAATGATGTGAACAGGATTCCTGCCTCACCCCTGGAATTTCCCGGGGGTCAGACCATCGTATCCATCGTTGACTCCTCAAACACCATGCTGATTTACAGCAAAACGCTCCAGATACCGGTACCCCTGTCGAACGTAACCACCAGCCAGACAGTAGCTTATTCTCTTGTGTCCAATAGCACTACCACCACGATTCCTTCATCAACAAGTACTCCAACGCCAACGGCTACGGTATCCGAGGTTCCCACTTCCAGCGTTACCGCTTCCCCAACAGCAACCCAGTCACCAGTAGAGACAACAAACACTACAGCCTCGCCAACGGCAACGTCTACTTCCGTCCCGACAACCAATACCACAGCCACGCTGACAACTACAACAACTCCCACGCCGACCGCGATAAGTACCCGGACAATAACCGTGATCTGGTCTCCCTCCGCATCGGGATATGGATCCCTGTCTCCTCCGACAAAACTGGCGAATTCCGCGGAAGTCATAGTTCCCCGGGGAAGCAGCAAGACCATCTATTATGTTCCAAATGCAAACGTTTCGGTCCGGACCATCACGCTGGATGGAACAAAGGTATACACCGGATCATCGATAGGAACCACGGTATCCTACACCGTAACAAACATCGTTGAGGATCGTACCCTGATTGCAACATTCGGCTGA
- a CDS encoding NYN domain-containing protein, translating to MDYSYQPQERQRKLAVLIDADNAQASIIKNLLDEVAKYGIASVKRIYGNWTTPQLQPWKDVLLSHSIVPIQQFNYSSGKNATDSAMIIDAMDLLHAGNVDGFCIVSSDSDFTRLASRIRESGLIVYGFGEKRTPKPFVDACDKFIYTEILRAADTPTTSGEARPEITGISTVKNDPRFLRLLRSSIEDSSDDKGWAELGLVGSNLQKKSPEFDARNYGFRKFFDLIQSLGLFEVDERQSKDQSGKIIYIREKVKKGRK from the coding sequence ATGGATTACTCGTACCAGCCGCAAGAACGCCAGAGAAAACTGGCGGTCCTGATCGATGCCGACAATGCACAGGCAAGCATCATCAAGAACCTCCTGGATGAAGTTGCGAAATACGGCATCGCTTCCGTGAAACGGATCTATGGCAACTGGACAACGCCCCAGCTCCAGCCCTGGAAGGATGTCCTCCTGTCGCATTCCATCGTCCCGATCCAGCAGTTCAATTATTCTTCGGGAAAGAATGCCACGGACAGCGCGATGATCATCGATGCGATGGACCTGCTCCACGCGGGCAATGTTGACGGGTTCTGTATCGTCTCAAGCGACAGCGACTTCACCCGCCTTGCGTCCCGGATCCGCGAATCGGGCCTGATTGTGTACGGCTTTGGGGAGAAGCGGACGCCCAAACCCTTTGTCGATGCCTGCGACAAATTCATCTATACGGAAATCCTGCGGGCTGCCGATACGCCCACGACGTCGGGAGAGGCCCGGCCGGAGATCACCGGCATCAGCACCGTGAAAAACGATCCCCGGTTCCTGCGGCTGCTTCGGAGCAGTATCGAAGACTCCTCGGATGACAAAGGCTGGGCGGAGCTGGGGCTTGTCGGCAGCAACCTCCAGAAAAAGAGCCCCGAGTTCGATGCACGCAACTACGGGTTCCGGAAGTTCTTCGACCTGATCCAGTCGCTTGGGCTGTTCGAAGTCGACGAACGGCAGTCAAAGGACCAGAGCGGGAAGATCATCTATATCCGGGAAAAAGTGAAAAAAGGGCGGAAATAA
- a CDS encoding nucleoside deaminase, whose amino-acid sequence MKNISMNVLPVFLFLVLFIIVGGCITKTTDNDNSGMSGPSGQVVSANPGTLNVPDVETTVSGISGPGSEDVNYFSDGKDFPLTREQILKHLRTANEVAKEAKAAGHHPFGAVLVAPDGETVLMKQGNMGGLSHAETELSRRASLQYDPDYLWNCTLVTTFEPCAMCSGNIYWANIGNMAYGAPETTLKNLTGASKSNPTMNLPSRTVFAAGQKPIRVAGPFPELEDELVAPHRDFWK is encoded by the coding sequence ATGAAGAATATCTCAATGAACGTGTTGCCCGTGTTCCTGTTCCTTGTTCTGTTTATCATCGTTGGCGGCTGCATAACCAAAACAACCGACAACGACAACAGCGGCATGAGCGGACCTTCGGGTCAGGTCGTGAGCGCCAATCCGGGCACACTGAACGTTCCCGACGTGGAAACCACAGTTTCCGGGATCTCAGGGCCGGGATCCGAAGACGTGAATTATTTTTCAGACGGGAAAGATTTTCCCCTTACTCGTGAGCAGATCCTGAAACACCTGAGGACGGCCAATGAGGTTGCCAAGGAAGCGAAGGCAGCCGGCCATCACCCCTTTGGCGCAGTGCTTGTGGCGCCGGATGGCGAGACGGTGCTGATGAAACAGGGAAACATGGGGGGTCTCTCGCATGCCGAAACAGAGCTCTCGCGGCGGGCGTCTCTGCAATACGATCCTGATTACCTGTGGAATTGCACCCTGGTGACGACGTTTGAACCGTGCGCTATGTGCTCCGGGAACATCTACTGGGCCAATATCGGAAATATGGCCTATGGCGCTCCGGAAACCACGTTGAAGAACCTGACCGGCGCAAGCAAGAGCAATCCCACGATGAACCTGCCGTCCCGCACGGTCTTTGCGGCGGGGCAGAAGCCTATCCGGGTGGCGGGCCCCTTTCCGGAACTGGAAGACGAACTGGTTGCCCCCCACAGGGACTTCTGGAAATGA
- a CDS encoding CPBP family intramembrane glutamic endopeptidase produces the protein MESPAPSGNSGSPSVQAGARVTVLTFVVLTFAFSSVFWYLTAITPPVPENRNLLLVCTIGVMWCPALAAVITRLWFQRNLKGFGIRPGKPVWILTGVLLPVAAGLIMFGLAWISNIAPFNSENAAIVFSLAFIPASLYAIAFNLFAAAGEEFGWRGFLVPELGRFSGFTTLALISAAIWTAWHIPLILFGSYHGTGPAWYSLAVFIPSVMGAGIILAWLRLASGSVWVAILFHGFWNYFIQVFYPSLTVTTPAGSMMLGEFGWFVAIFYVLLALIFWHFRDRLPKLPAEGL, from the coding sequence ATGGAATCCCCTGCCCCGTCCGGGAACTCCGGCTCACCGTCCGTTCAGGCCGGTGCCCGCGTCACCGTACTGACGTTTGTTGTCCTTACCTTTGCCTTCTCATCGGTATTCTGGTACCTGACCGCGATCACCCCGCCGGTTCCGGAAAACCGGAATCTCCTGCTTGTGTGCACCATCGGCGTCATGTGGTGTCCGGCACTTGCCGCTGTCATAACCCGGCTCTGGTTCCAGCGGAACCTGAAGGGCTTTGGTATCCGGCCCGGCAAACCGGTCTGGATTCTTACGGGGGTACTCCTTCCCGTTGCTGCTGGCCTTATCATGTTCGGCCTTGCATGGATCTCGAATATTGCACCGTTCAATTCCGAAAATGCCGCCATCGTCTTCTCGCTCGCGTTTATTCCCGCGTCCCTGTACGCCATCGCGTTCAACCTGTTTGCTGCAGCCGGTGAAGAGTTCGGCTGGCGGGGCTTCCTTGTTCCCGAACTGGGCCGGTTCTCCGGATTCACCACCCTCGCGCTGATCTCCGCAGCCATCTGGACCGCGTGGCACATCCCGCTGATCCTCTTTGGTTCCTACCATGGCACCGGGCCGGCCTGGTACTCGCTGGCGGTGTTCATTCCTTCGGTCATGGGCGCCGGGATCATCCTCGCATGGCTCCGCCTGGCATCCGGGAGTGTCTGGGTTGCGATCCTCTTCCACGGGTTCTGGAATTATTTCATCCAGGTCTTCTATCCATCTCTCACGGTAACGACACCGGCCGGGTCCATGATGCTGGGCGAATTCGGGTGGTTCGTTGCGATCTTCTACGTACTGCTTGCCCTCATCTTCTGGCATTTCCGGGACCGGCTCCCGAAACTGCCCGCGGAAGGGCTCTGA